Proteins from a single region of Ziziphus jujuba cultivar Dongzao chromosome 1, ASM3175591v1:
- the LOC107432257 gene encoding DNA polymerase I A, chloroplastic/mitochondrial isoform X1, with protein MFRPTCLRTQINPHQNPPYLQLCHITTPSLAPPCLSNCGSKLGRVTELIMAMGVSSSSSFQTTIPSWPRSSILVASSSCSFFWASSKPLHSRELCTMRTSSVTLLSSSLQLKRDMFSNASSLVEGSPLAGGNTSSLRVGIKKEWSKEAERLQREKMKVLGIKSTKENVAKYAKEKIQGVSVDEVHGFRKETMIQTQNSRNKILSNFEDGGTRLPCEPHGQDERFSQNGKFDVVTENGAPSGMAYGNNKSVGVKKVNGQTSDGSRQLGLSSTKSLEKVVKFNGSKSGKLMEARPNGSKSMKTVKPKPNGSKLGKIVEGTRKTNSEANVEEASVVINKDSAKSEASRPNIHSRLTSIYGKVLVVNSISVAKKIVQKLTSQYRHLVHACDTEVAKIEVKQETPVDHGEIICFSIYSGPEADFGNGKSCIWVDVLDGGGKELLIEFAPFFEDPSIKKVWHNYSFDNHVIENYGLKVSGFHADTMHLARLWDSSRRIKGGYSLEALTGDPKVMSGAQLCDEIELIGKVSMKTIFGKRKLKKDGKPGKIVTIPPVEVLQKEEREPWICYSALDAISTLKLYESLKNHLSMKPWQIDGNLAPGKTMFNFYETYWQPFGEILVKMETEGMLVDREYLAEMEKLAKAEQEVASNRFRKWASKYCKDAKYMNVGSDAQLRQLLFGGTLNSKDPNESLPEERVFRVPNINKVVEDGKKAPTKFRTIKLRSIGVKLSTDLYTATGWPSVSVDALKVLAGKVSADFDIVDDAEESQFDDDIGNDYKAATDVSEKEEPEEPKAVDSSAYGTAFTAFADSKLEEEGREACHAIAALCEVCSIDSLISNFILPLQGSNISGKNGRIHCSLNINTETGRLSARRPNLQNQPALEKDRYKIRQAFIAAPGNSLIVADYGQLELRILAHLANCKSMLDAFKAGGDFHSRTAMNMYPHIREAIEKKQVLLEWDPQPGEEKPPVPLLKDAFGSERRKAKMLNFSIAYGKTPVGLARDWKVSVEEARKTVELWYNERKEVLTWQEERKKEAERDGCVRTLLGRARCFPSMRHATRSQRGHIERAAINTPVQGSAADVAMCAMLEISNNETLKELGWRLLLQVHDEVILEGPSESAEVARAVVIECMSKPFGGVNFLKVDLAVDAKCAQNWYSAK; from the exons ATGTTCAGGCCCACTTGTCTCAGAACCCAAATAAACCCCCATCAAAACCCACCGTATTTACAGCTTTGCCATATAACGACACCCAGCCTGGCTCCTCCTTGTTTATCCAACTGTGGGAGTAAGCTCGGCAGAGTTACAGAGCTCATCATGGCTATGGGGGTCTCCTCGTCCTCCTCCTTCCAAACCACCATCCCTTCTTGGCCGCGCTCTTCCATTCTTGTtgcttcctcttcttgctcgtTCTTCTGGGCTTCCTCTAAACCTCTCCACag TAGAGAACTCTGCACAATGCGGACTTCAAGTGTTACATTGCTTAGTAGTTCCCTTCAACTTAAACGAGATATGTTCTCTAACGCCAGTTCATTGGTTGAAGGAAGTCCCTTAGCAGGGGGAAACACATCTAGCTTAAGGGTTGGGATCAAAAAGGAATGGAGCAAAGAGGCTGAAAGGCTGCAAAGAGAGAAAATGAAAGTCCTTGGTATTAAGTCTACCAAAGAAAATGTGGCAAAATATGCCAAAGAAAAGATTCAGGGTGTTTCTGTTGATGAAGTGCATGGCTTTAGGAAAGAAACAATGATCCAGACACAAAACTCAAGGAACAAAATCCTGTCAAATTTTGAGGATGGGGGTACGAGGCTACCATGTGAACCCCATGGTCAGGATGAAAGATTTTCTCAAAATGGAAAATTTGATGTTGTTACAGAGAATGGTGCTCCAAGTGGGATGGCTTATGGCAACAACAAAAGTGTTGGTGTGAAGAAGGTCAATGGTCAAACCAGTGATGGTTCAAGACAATTGGGATTGTCCTCTACTAAAAGTTTAGAGAAGGTTGTCAAGTTCAATGGGTCAAAGTCAGGGAAGCTTATGGAGGCCAGGCCTAATGGGTCAAAATCAATGAAGACTGTGAAGCCCAAGCCTAATGGATCAAAATTGGGGAAGATTGTGGAGGGCACAAGAAAGACAAATTCGGAAGCTAATGTGGAAGAAGCTTCTGTTGTGATTAATAAGGATTCAGCTAAATCTGAAGCCTCTCGGCCAAATATTCATTCACGGCTGACTAGCATATATGGTAAAGTTCTTGTTGTGAACAGTATATCCGTTGCAAAGAAAATCGTTCAAAAGCTTACAAGTCAATACAGGCATCTTGTTCATGCATGTGACACAGAG GTGGCTAAGATTGAGGTGAAGCAAGAAACTCCTGTTGATCATGGTGAAATAATATGTTTCAGTATTTATTCTGGACCAGAAGCAGATTTTGGAAATGGGAAGTCCTGTATCTGGGTGGATGTTCTTGATGGTGGAGGCAAGGAACTTTTAATTGAATTTGCCCCATTTTTCGAAGACCCCTCTATTAagaag GTTTGGCACAATTACAGCTTTGACAACCATGTTATAGAGAACTACGGGCTTAAGGTTTCTGGTTTTCATGCCGACACAATGCATCTGGCTCGTTTATGGGATTCATCAAGGCGAATAAAAGGTGGTTATTCTCTTGAAGCACTGACAGGTGATCCAAAAGTCATGTCTGGGGCACAACTGTGTGATGAAATAGAGTTAATTGGTAAAGTATCAATGAAAACCATATTTGGcaagagaaaattgaaaaaagatggAAAACCAGGAAAGATTGTCACTATTCCCCCTGTTGAAGTGCTTCAAAAAGAAGAGCGGGAACCATGGATTTGTTATTCTGCCTTGGATGCAATAAGCACACTTAAGCTCTATGAGAGTTTGAAAAACCATCTGTCCATGAAGCCATGGCAAATTGATGGAAACCTTGCTCCTGGAAAAACCATGTTCAATTTCTATGAGACTTACTGGCAACCATTTGGTGAGATTCTAGTTAAGATGGAAACTGAGGGAATGCTGGTTGATCGGGAATATCTTGCTGAGATGGAGAAGTTGGCCAAAGCTGAGCAGGAGGTTGCTTCTAATAGGTTCCGGAAGTGGGCTTCCAAGTATTGCAAAGATGCCAAATACATGAATGTGGGAAGTGATGCACAACTACGTCAGCTTTTGTTTGGTGGGACTCTGAATAG TAAGGACCCAAATGAGAGTCTACCAGAGGAAAGGGTTTTTAGAGTTCCAAACATTAATAAAGTGGTTGAAGATGGCAAGAAGGCTCCCACAAAGTTCCGCACTATTAAATTGCGTAGTATCGGTGTTAAATTGTCAACTGACTTGTATACAGCAACTGGTTGGCCTTCAGTTAGTGTTGATGCTTTGAAGGTTCTTGCTGGGAAGGTATCTGCTGATTTTGATATTGTGGATGATGCTGAAGAGTCACAGTTTGATGATGATATTGGAAATGATTATAAGGCAGCAACTGATGTCTCAGAAAAAGAAGAACCAGAGGAGCCTAAAGCTGTGGACTCATCTGCTTATGGAACAGCTTTTACAGCTTTTGCAGATTCTAAGTTGGAGGAGGAGGGAAGGGAAGCTTGCCATGCCATTGCTGCTTTGTGTGAGGTTTGCTCCATTGATTCACTGATATCCAACTTCATCCTCCCACTACAG GGCAGTAATATATCTGGAAAGAATGGGCGTATTCATTGTTCATTGAACATCAACACAGAAACTGGGCGCCTATCAGCTAGGCGACCAAATCTGCAG AATCAACCTGCTTTGGAGAAAGACCGGTATAAGATCCGTCAGGCATTCATAGCTGCACCTGGAAATTCCCTTATTGTTGCTGACTACGGACAG CTGGAACTTAGGATTCTTGCTCATCTTGCCAATTGTAAGAGCATGCTGGATGCATTTAAAGCTGGCGGAGATTTTCATTCAAGAACTGCAATGAATATGTACCCTCATATTCGTGAAGCCATTGAGAAAAAGCAAGTGCTTCTTGAGTGGGATCCTCAACCTGGCGAAGAGAAACCTCCAGTACCATTGTTGAAG gaTGCCTTTGGTTCTGAAAGAAGGAAAGCTAAAATGCTTAACTTTTCCATTGCATATGGGAAAACTCCAGTTGGACTTGCTCGGGACTGGAAG GTTTCTGTAGAGGAAGCAAGAAAAACTGTTGAACTCTGGTACAATGAAAGAAAAGAAGTGTTGACCTGGCAAGAAGAACGTAAAAAGGAAGCTGAAAGAGATGGATGTGTTCGCACATTGCTAGGACGGGCTCGCTGTTTTCCTTCAATGCGGCATGCTACTCGTTCTCAAAGAGGTCATATTGAAAGGGCTGCTATTAATACTCCTGTtcag GGTAGTGCTGCTGATGTAGCCATGTGTGCCATGTTAGAAATATCCAATAACGAAACTTTGAAGGAGCTTGGGTGGAGGCTTCTTTTACAG GTTCATGATGAAGTGATCTTGGAAGGGCCATCGGAGTCTGCTGAGGTCGCCAGGGCTGTAGTTATAGAGTGCATGTCCAAACCCTTTGGTGGTGTAAATTTCCTTAAAGTTGACCTTGCCGTTGATGCCAAGTGTGCACAAAACTGGTATTCTGCAAAGTAA
- the LOC107432257 gene encoding DNA polymerase I A, chloroplastic/mitochondrial isoform X2, translating into MFRPTCLRTQINPHQNPPYLQLCHITTPSLAPPCLSNCGSKLGRVTELIMAMGVSSSSSFQTTIPSWPRSSILVASSSCSFFWASSKPLHSRELCTMRTSSVTLLSSSLQLKRDMFSNASSLVEGSPLAGGNTSSLRVGIKKEWSKEAERLQREKMKVLGIKSTKENVAKYAKEKIQGVSVDEVHGFRKETMIQTQNSRNKILSNFEDGGTRLPCEPHGQDERFSQNGKFDVVTENGAPSGMAYGNNKSVGVKKVNGQTSDGSRQLGLSSTKSLEKVVKFNGSKSGKLMEARPNGSKSMKTVKPKPNGSKLGKIVEGTRKTNSEANVEEASVVINKDSAKSEASRPNIHSRLTSIYGKVLVVNSISVAKKIVQKLTSQYRHLVHACDTEVAKIEVKQETPVDHGEIICFSIYSGPEADFGNGKSCIWVDVLDGGGKELLIEFAPFFEDPSIKKVWHNYSFDNHVIENYGLKVSGFHADTMHLARLWDSSRRIKGGYSLEALTGDPKVMSGAQLCDEIELIGKVSMKTIFGKRKLKKDGKPGKIVTIPPVEVLQKEEREPWICYSALDAISTLKLYESLKNHLSMKPWQIDGNLAPGKTMFNFYETYWQPFGEILVKMETEGMLVDREYLAEMEKLAKAEQEVASNRFRKWASKYCKDAKYMNVGSDAQLRQLLFGGTLNSKDPNESLPEERVFRVPNINKVVEDGKKAPTKFRTIKLRSIGVKLSTDLYTATGWPSVSVDALKVLAGKVSADFDIVDDAEESQFDDDIGNDYKAATDVSEKEEPEEPKAVDSSAYGTAFTAFADSKLEEEGREACHAIAALCEVCSIDSLISNFILPLQNQPALEKDRYKIRQAFIAAPGNSLIVADYGQLELRILAHLANCKSMLDAFKAGGDFHSRTAMNMYPHIREAIEKKQVLLEWDPQPGEEKPPVPLLKDAFGSERRKAKMLNFSIAYGKTPVGLARDWKVSVEEARKTVELWYNERKEVLTWQEERKKEAERDGCVRTLLGRARCFPSMRHATRSQRGHIERAAINTPVQGSAADVAMCAMLEISNNETLKELGWRLLLQVHDEVILEGPSESAEVARAVVIECMSKPFGGVNFLKVDLAVDAKCAQNWYSAK; encoded by the exons ATGTTCAGGCCCACTTGTCTCAGAACCCAAATAAACCCCCATCAAAACCCACCGTATTTACAGCTTTGCCATATAACGACACCCAGCCTGGCTCCTCCTTGTTTATCCAACTGTGGGAGTAAGCTCGGCAGAGTTACAGAGCTCATCATGGCTATGGGGGTCTCCTCGTCCTCCTCCTTCCAAACCACCATCCCTTCTTGGCCGCGCTCTTCCATTCTTGTtgcttcctcttcttgctcgtTCTTCTGGGCTTCCTCTAAACCTCTCCACag TAGAGAACTCTGCACAATGCGGACTTCAAGTGTTACATTGCTTAGTAGTTCCCTTCAACTTAAACGAGATATGTTCTCTAACGCCAGTTCATTGGTTGAAGGAAGTCCCTTAGCAGGGGGAAACACATCTAGCTTAAGGGTTGGGATCAAAAAGGAATGGAGCAAAGAGGCTGAAAGGCTGCAAAGAGAGAAAATGAAAGTCCTTGGTATTAAGTCTACCAAAGAAAATGTGGCAAAATATGCCAAAGAAAAGATTCAGGGTGTTTCTGTTGATGAAGTGCATGGCTTTAGGAAAGAAACAATGATCCAGACACAAAACTCAAGGAACAAAATCCTGTCAAATTTTGAGGATGGGGGTACGAGGCTACCATGTGAACCCCATGGTCAGGATGAAAGATTTTCTCAAAATGGAAAATTTGATGTTGTTACAGAGAATGGTGCTCCAAGTGGGATGGCTTATGGCAACAACAAAAGTGTTGGTGTGAAGAAGGTCAATGGTCAAACCAGTGATGGTTCAAGACAATTGGGATTGTCCTCTACTAAAAGTTTAGAGAAGGTTGTCAAGTTCAATGGGTCAAAGTCAGGGAAGCTTATGGAGGCCAGGCCTAATGGGTCAAAATCAATGAAGACTGTGAAGCCCAAGCCTAATGGATCAAAATTGGGGAAGATTGTGGAGGGCACAAGAAAGACAAATTCGGAAGCTAATGTGGAAGAAGCTTCTGTTGTGATTAATAAGGATTCAGCTAAATCTGAAGCCTCTCGGCCAAATATTCATTCACGGCTGACTAGCATATATGGTAAAGTTCTTGTTGTGAACAGTATATCCGTTGCAAAGAAAATCGTTCAAAAGCTTACAAGTCAATACAGGCATCTTGTTCATGCATGTGACACAGAG GTGGCTAAGATTGAGGTGAAGCAAGAAACTCCTGTTGATCATGGTGAAATAATATGTTTCAGTATTTATTCTGGACCAGAAGCAGATTTTGGAAATGGGAAGTCCTGTATCTGGGTGGATGTTCTTGATGGTGGAGGCAAGGAACTTTTAATTGAATTTGCCCCATTTTTCGAAGACCCCTCTATTAagaag GTTTGGCACAATTACAGCTTTGACAACCATGTTATAGAGAACTACGGGCTTAAGGTTTCTGGTTTTCATGCCGACACAATGCATCTGGCTCGTTTATGGGATTCATCAAGGCGAATAAAAGGTGGTTATTCTCTTGAAGCACTGACAGGTGATCCAAAAGTCATGTCTGGGGCACAACTGTGTGATGAAATAGAGTTAATTGGTAAAGTATCAATGAAAACCATATTTGGcaagagaaaattgaaaaaagatggAAAACCAGGAAAGATTGTCACTATTCCCCCTGTTGAAGTGCTTCAAAAAGAAGAGCGGGAACCATGGATTTGTTATTCTGCCTTGGATGCAATAAGCACACTTAAGCTCTATGAGAGTTTGAAAAACCATCTGTCCATGAAGCCATGGCAAATTGATGGAAACCTTGCTCCTGGAAAAACCATGTTCAATTTCTATGAGACTTACTGGCAACCATTTGGTGAGATTCTAGTTAAGATGGAAACTGAGGGAATGCTGGTTGATCGGGAATATCTTGCTGAGATGGAGAAGTTGGCCAAAGCTGAGCAGGAGGTTGCTTCTAATAGGTTCCGGAAGTGGGCTTCCAAGTATTGCAAAGATGCCAAATACATGAATGTGGGAAGTGATGCACAACTACGTCAGCTTTTGTTTGGTGGGACTCTGAATAG TAAGGACCCAAATGAGAGTCTACCAGAGGAAAGGGTTTTTAGAGTTCCAAACATTAATAAAGTGGTTGAAGATGGCAAGAAGGCTCCCACAAAGTTCCGCACTATTAAATTGCGTAGTATCGGTGTTAAATTGTCAACTGACTTGTATACAGCAACTGGTTGGCCTTCAGTTAGTGTTGATGCTTTGAAGGTTCTTGCTGGGAAGGTATCTGCTGATTTTGATATTGTGGATGATGCTGAAGAGTCACAGTTTGATGATGATATTGGAAATGATTATAAGGCAGCAACTGATGTCTCAGAAAAAGAAGAACCAGAGGAGCCTAAAGCTGTGGACTCATCTGCTTATGGAACAGCTTTTACAGCTTTTGCAGATTCTAAGTTGGAGGAGGAGGGAAGGGAAGCTTGCCATGCCATTGCTGCTTTGTGTGAGGTTTGCTCCATTGATTCACTGATATCCAACTTCATCCTCCCACTACAG AATCAACCTGCTTTGGAGAAAGACCGGTATAAGATCCGTCAGGCATTCATAGCTGCACCTGGAAATTCCCTTATTGTTGCTGACTACGGACAG CTGGAACTTAGGATTCTTGCTCATCTTGCCAATTGTAAGAGCATGCTGGATGCATTTAAAGCTGGCGGAGATTTTCATTCAAGAACTGCAATGAATATGTACCCTCATATTCGTGAAGCCATTGAGAAAAAGCAAGTGCTTCTTGAGTGGGATCCTCAACCTGGCGAAGAGAAACCTCCAGTACCATTGTTGAAG gaTGCCTTTGGTTCTGAAAGAAGGAAAGCTAAAATGCTTAACTTTTCCATTGCATATGGGAAAACTCCAGTTGGACTTGCTCGGGACTGGAAG GTTTCTGTAGAGGAAGCAAGAAAAACTGTTGAACTCTGGTACAATGAAAGAAAAGAAGTGTTGACCTGGCAAGAAGAACGTAAAAAGGAAGCTGAAAGAGATGGATGTGTTCGCACATTGCTAGGACGGGCTCGCTGTTTTCCTTCAATGCGGCATGCTACTCGTTCTCAAAGAGGTCATATTGAAAGGGCTGCTATTAATACTCCTGTtcag GGTAGTGCTGCTGATGTAGCCATGTGTGCCATGTTAGAAATATCCAATAACGAAACTTTGAAGGAGCTTGGGTGGAGGCTTCTTTTACAG GTTCATGATGAAGTGATCTTGGAAGGGCCATCGGAGTCTGCTGAGGTCGCCAGGGCTGTAGTTATAGAGTGCATGTCCAAACCCTTTGGTGGTGTAAATTTCCTTAAAGTTGACCTTGCCGTTGATGCCAAGTGTGCACAAAACTGGTATTCTGCAAAGTAA